In Daphnia magna isolate NIES linkage group LG6, ASM2063170v1.1, whole genome shotgun sequence, the following are encoded in one genomic region:
- the LOC116924813 gene encoding GMP synthase [glutamine-hydrolyzing], translated as MVRQLHLHDRIVEPFKDFHIDEVRTLGRELGLPAELLERHPFPSTGLSIRIIYAEELFMEADFDEKQVLIRLMVDYAKITSEEDRFLLEELSSRNQYVATLLPIRIVGVQVQELRNLDVMLVEYQQNVYGSMVISS; from the exons ATGGTTCGTCAGTTGCACCTTCACGACCGTATAGTAGAACCTTTTAAAG ACTTCCATATAGATGAAGTAAGAACCTTAGGTCGCGAGCTGGGTCTGCCCGCAGAATTACTGGAACGTCACCCGTTTCCTAGTACCGGTCTGTCAATTCGAATCATTTACGCCGAAGAACTATTCATGGAAGCTGATTTCGATGAGAAACAAGTGCTGATTCGTTTGATGGTCGATTATGCTAAAATTACGTCGGAAGAAGATCGTTTTCTTCTGGAAGAACTGTCTAGTCGCAACCAGTATGTTGCCACGCTACTGCCGATTCGCATTGTCGGTGTTCAGGTACAAGAGCTTCGCAATTTAGACGTTATGTTGGTGGAGTATCAACAGAATGTTTATGGATCAATGGTTATATCGTCATAA